One window of the Vigna radiata var. radiata cultivar VC1973A chromosome 1, Vradiata_ver6, whole genome shotgun sequence genome contains the following:
- the LOC106767806 gene encoding uncharacterized protein LOC106767806: MAEEKDAFYVVKKRNVVGIYKSFSDIQALLTSSVSSDSLSIYKGYSLPKKTEEYLVAHGLKGAPYSISAANVNERLFGSLHACPYQDPYSAGGRTFDESSSSRNLQGAIQPDTSKLAGSSSFPTNSQPDHALGGSQAELSTCLSCTLHFDGASKGNPGPAGAGAVLRDGNKIYRLREGVGTQTNNVAEYRSLILGLKYALKKGYKHIVVQGDSLLVCNQIQGLWKIKHPNMASLCSEAKELKNKFLSFKISHVAREYNSEADAQANLAINLKDGEVQEDCKSL; the protein is encoded by the exons ATGGCCGAGGAGAAAGATGCTTTCTATGTTGTAAAGAAAAGGAATGTTGTTGGCATCTACAAGTCTTTCAGTGACATTCAAGCGTTACTTACGTCTTCT GTATCTAGTGACTCTCTAAGTATTTACAAAGGGTATTCTTTACCTAAGAAAACTGAGGAATACCTTGTTGCACATGGGCTTAAGGGAGCCCCCTATTCTATTAGTGCTGCTAATGTGAATGAGAGGCTATTTGGAAGCCTTCATGCTTGTCCTTATCAG GATCCATATTCTGCTGGAGGAAGAACTTTTGACGAGAGTTCCTCATCAAGGAACTTGCAAGGAGCTATTCAGCCTGACACTAGC AAGCTAGCTGGATCATCTTCATTCCCAACAAATTCACAGCCAGATCATGCACTAGGTGGATCCCAAGCAGAGTTGTCTACTTGT TTGTCATGCACCCTTCATTTTGATGGTGCTTCCAAAGGAAATCCTGGCCCAGCTGGTGCAGGAGCTGTACTACGTGATGGGAACAAG ATCTATCGATTGCGCGAAGGAGTGGGAACTCAAACAAATAATGTTGCTGAATATCGAAGTTTAATACTAGGATTGAAATATGCCCTGAAGAAAGGATATAAGCACATTGTTGTCCAGGGAGACTCTCTTCTTGTCTGCAACCAG ATTCAAGGTTTATGGAAAATCAAACACCCGAATATGGCTTCCTTGTGTAGTGAGGCCAAGGAGTTGAAGAACAAGTTTCTGTCATTCAAGATCAGTCATGTTGCTAGG GAATATAACTCTGAAGCTGATGCTCAAGCAAACCTGGCCATAAATCTCAAAG ATGGTGAAGTTCAAGAAGACTGCAAATCACTTTAA
- the LOC106773544 gene encoding xyloglucan glycosyltransferase 4, whose protein sequence is MAPNSAVTTAEKSNTNNFTLLQVHDLDSPMFPEKQKATSRKQFTWFLLLKLHRVMTCLSWLTNGLKSTFALVKKRVSLADMSDEGPKSRGRLYRFIKVFLALSIGGLVVEIIAHFNRWNLHMIHPWEVQSLLQWSYMAWLSFREEYVAPLVLFVSKFCIVLFLIQSLDRLALCIGCFWIKYKKLKPTIDADASDLEDPSNFPMVLVQIPMCNEREVYSQSIGAAAQLDWPKDRILIQVLDDSDDGNLQMLIKEEVASWKEKGINILYRHRLIRTGYKAGNLKSAMSCDYVKDYEFVAIFDADFQPNPDFLKLTIPHFKGKPDLGLVQARWSFVNKDENLLTRLQNINLCFHFEVEQQVNGYFLNFFGFNGTAGVWRIKALEESGGWLERTTVEDMDIAVRAHLNGWKFIFLNDVKVLCELPESYEAYKKQQHRWHSGPMQLFRLCLPAILTSKISIWKKSNLIFLFFLLRKLILPFYSFTLFCIILPLTMFIPESELPLWVICYVPIFMSFLNILPAPKSVPFLVPYLLFENTMSVTKFNAMISGLFQLGSAYEWVVTKKTGRSSESDLLALAERESKSANEEKILRRHSESGLELLGKLKQSEIPSKKKRNRLYRKELALALLLLTASARSLLSAHGVHFYFLLFQGLSFLVMGLDLIGEQVS, encoded by the exons atGGCACCAAATTCTGCTGTCACAACAGCTGAGAAGTCCAATACCAACAACTTCACCTTGTTGCAAGTTCATGATTTGGACTCTCCCATGTTCCCAGAGAAGCAGAAAGCCACAAGCCGCAAGCAGTTCACGTGGTTTCTTCTCCTTAAACTCCACAGGGTTATGACATGTTTGTCATGGTTGACCAATGGTCTCAAATCCACTTTTGCTTTGGTCAAGAAGCGCGTTTCACTGGCTGACATGAGCGACGAGGGTCCTAAGAGTAGAGGGAGGTTATACAGGTTCATCAAGGTGTTTCTTGCTCTCTCAATTGGAGGCTTGGTAGTAGAGATCATTGCTCATTTCAACAGATGGAACTTGCACATGATTCATCCTTGGGAGGTTCAGAGTCTGCTGCAATGGTCCTATATGGCTTGGCTCTCTTTCAGGGAAGAGTATGTTGCTCCTCTTGTTCTGTTTGTTTCGAAGTTCTGCATTGTGCTCTTCTTGATTCAGTCTCTGGATCGCCTTGCTCTGTGCATCGGATGCTTCTGGATCAAGTACAAGAAGTTGAAGCCAACCATTGATGCAGATGCTTCTGATCTTGAGGACCCTTCAAACTTTCCAATGGTTCTTGTTCAGATTCCCATGTGCAATGAGAGAGAG GTTTATTCCCAATCCATTGGTGCTGCTGCTCAACTTGATTGGCCAAAAGATAGAATCTTGATTCAAGTGCTAGATGATTCGGATGATGGAAATTTACAGATGCTCATCAAAGAGGAGGTTGCTTCTTGGAAAGAGAAAGGGATCAACATTCTGTACAGGCACAGATTGATTAGAACTGGGTATAAAGCTGGGAATCTTAAGTCAGCAATGTCATGTGACTATGTTAAAGACTACGAGTTCGTGGCAATTTTTGATGCAGATTTTCAGCCTAATCCTGATTTCCTCAAACTAACCATACCACATTTCAAG GGAAAACCTGACTTGGGGCTGGTCCAGGCTAGATGGTCCTTTGTGAACAAAGATGAGAATCTACTGACAAGGCTCCAGAACATTAACCTGTGCTTTCACTTTGAGGTGGAACAACAAGTTAATGGCTATTTCTTGAATTTCTTTGGGTTCAATGGAACAGCTGGAGTTTGGAGGATAAAGGCTTTGGAGGAATCAGGAGGGTGGTTGGAGAGGACAACAGTTGAGGACATGGACATAGCTGTCCGAGCTCACCTGAATGGATGGAAGTTTATCTTCCTTAATGATGTCAAAGTTCTATGTGAATTACCAGAGTCTTATGAAGCTTATAAGAAACAACAACATCGTTGGCACTCTGGTCCAATGCAGCTTTTCAGGCTATGTCTTCCTGCAATATTAACTTCCAAG ATATCGATCTGGAAGAAATCTAATTTGATATTTCTGTTCTTCCTATTGAGGAAACTTATACTTCCCTTCTACTCATTCACCTTGTTTTGCATCATACTACCCTTGACTATGTTCATCCCTGAGTCTGAACTACCCCTTTGGGTGATATGTTATGTCCCCATTTTCATGTCTTTCTTGAACATCCTTCCAGCCCCAAAATCTGTCCCTTTCCTAGTTCCTTATCTTCTGTTTGAGAACACCATGTCAGTTACAAAGTTCAATGCCATGATTTCTGGACTGTTCCAGCTAGGAAGTGCCTATGAGTGGGTGGTGACAAAGAAGACAGGGAGATCCTCAGAGTCAGATTTGTTAGCATTGGCTGAGAGAGAATCAAAATCTGCAAATGAAGAAAAGATTCTCAGAAGACACTCAGAATCTGGCTTGGAACTATTAGGCAAACTGAAGCAATCAGAAATCccttcaaagaaaaaaagaaacagacTCTACAGGAAAGAGCTTGCACTTGCACTTCTTTTGCTCACAGCATCTGCAAGAAGCCTTTTGTCAGCACATGGTGTTCATTTCTACTTTTTGCTCTTCCAAGGATTGTCATTTCTCGTAATGGGTTTGGACTTGATCGGTGAACAAGTCAGCTGA
- the LOC106768414 gene encoding uncharacterized protein LOC106768414 has product MVILSTLPPNYSVFFHRSAPFLPSKFPSRVACHRDVSLTPQTTFSIQRREKHANHSCNKFFIHAARNDHHISYDDGLPEEPFLLSLIKDVIWGLKYLFVFLAEQPSQLKYVEWPSFSSTLRTAILTLILVALLIVALSSVDSALCYLLALALRKKP; this is encoded by the exons ATGGTGATTCTTTCCACGTTGCCACCAAACTATTCAG TTTTCTTTCACCGAAGTGCTCCTTTTTTGCCATCAAAGTTTCCATCGAGAGTTGCTTGTCACAGAGATGTTTCTCTAACACCCCAAACG ACTTTTAGCATACAACGGAGAGAAAAACATGCAAACCATAGTTGCAACAAATTTTTTATCCATGCTGCAAGGAATGATCATCATATAAGCTATGATGATGGCTTGCCTGAAGAGCCCTTTTTGCTATCATTGATCAAAGATGTCATATG GGggctaaaatatttatttgtatttttggcTGAGCAACCTAGCCAGCTGAAATACGTGGAGTGGCCAAGTTTTAGCAGTACG CTGAGGACAGCGATTCTGACTCTTATCCTGGTTGCGTTGCTTATTGTTGCATTATCATCTGTTGATTCGGCTCTCTGCTATCTTCTGGCTCTAGCTCTTAGGAAAAAACCATAA
- the LOC106763915 gene encoding uncharacterized protein LOC106763915, which yields MATLLSSFSLHSIRPSSSTLPSSSSSSPSFVFCSFPLRTRNPSLKAQTVKKRVVKAVEEETQQEELNADESEEPSTSEQQPVVVPVSPSDTLTMFFQAEGALSESAIPALTKALEETEGVTDLKVQLSEGLAILELKKQTTVQATGVASGLVETIQGSGFKLQTLNLSFEDEEVAVA from the exons ATGGCGACACTGTTGTCATCTTTCTCTCTGCACTCCATTCGCCCCTCTTCTTCAACACtgccttcttcttcctcttcttctccctcTTTTGTCTTTTGCAGCTTCCCCTTGCGCACTCGCAATCCATCTTTGAAGGCACAAACAGTTAAGAAGCGCGTGGTGAAGGCAGTGGAAGAAGAAACCCAGCAAGAAGAACTCAACGCTGATGAGAGTGAAGAACCATCAACCTCCGAACAGCAACCTGTTGTGGTTCCGGTTTCCCCATCGGACACTCTCACCATGTTCTTTCAG GCAGAGGGAGCATTGAGTGAATCAGCTATTCCAGCTTTAACCAAAGCTTTAGAG gAGACAGAAGGTGTTACTGATTTGAAGGTTCAGCTTTCTGAGGGACTTGCAATTTTAGAG TTGAAGAAACAGACAACTGTTCAAGCTACAGGTGTGGCTTCTGGTCTGGTAGAAACCATACAAGGTTCAGGCTTTAAATTGCAGACATTAAATCTTAgttttgaagatgaagaagttgCAGTTGCCTAG